The region ATGCGACCGGTTCGAATTCGCTGCATGTCGCGTCTGATCCGAGCTTGAAGTCCCCCGTAACAACCCACACTTCGCCCCGATATTCCAAGCGAACTTGCGATGAACCTAGGACGTGTCCGGCCGGGTGAAGTGAAACGTTCACACCGTTGAGATCGATCGATTCGCCGTAGGCAAGCGTGTCGATCTGGACATTCTCGCCCAGGCGTTTTCGTAAAACATGCTCGCCCTCCGTGGATGTCAAATAACGTTCGCTGCCGTACCGCGCATGGTCGGAGTGGGCATGCGTGACAATAGCACGCGATGTTGGACGCCAAGGGTCGATATGGAAATCTCCGGCTCGGCAATACAAACCGGCCTGGGTAACTTCGATCAAAACATCTCCTTACTGCAGATTACCGTTTAACCGTGTTACCGAAAAAAAGCTCGTGCGGTTAACAGCCCACAGGAAATAAGGAGCCTCAATGGACACACGTCAAAAACTGGAGATACTGGCCGACGCCGCGAAGTATGACGCTTCGTGTGCCAGTAGCGGATCGAAACAGACCCGCCGCGGCAGTCAGATCGGCAGCACCGAAGGGATGGGCATTTGCCACAGCTACACCCCCGACGGTCGCTGCGTTTCGCTACTTAAGATCTTGCTCACGAATTACTGCATCTTTGATTGTACGTTTTGCGTCAATCGGGTTTCGAGCGATACGCCTCGGGCTCGCTTCAGCGTCGATGAAGTCGTGCAGTTGACTCTACAGTTCTACAAACGTAACTACATCGAAGGATTGTTTCTCAGCTCGGGCATCATTCAGAATGCCGACTACACCATGCAGCAGCTCACCATGGTGGCCAAAAAGCTGCGTAGCGAACATCAGTATGGTGGGTACATCCATCTTAAAACGATTCCGGGCTGCTCTGACGAACTGATCCATGAGGCCGGTCGTTGGGCCGATCGTCTAAGTGTCAACATCGAGCTACCAACACAAAACGACCTGAAACAGCTGGCTCCGGAGAAAGATTCAACGCAAATTGTCACGGCGATGGACACCGTGAAAACGAGAATCGACGAAACCAAAGCCGACAAAAAGCAAGGCTTCAAAGCTCCTTCATATGCCCCAGCTGGGCAAAGCACGCAGTTGATCGTAGGAGCGACCGAGACACCCGATGCCACCATCCTGCAAACGGTAACGAGTCTGTATCAGGATCAACGGCTGCGTCGCGTTTACTATTCGGCGTACAGTCCAATCCCGCACGCTGATGCCAGACTTCCCGGTATGGCTCCACCGTTAGTCCGCGAACACCGGTTGTATCAAGCCGATTGGCTATTGCGATTTTACGGCTTCTCAGCGGATGAACTCTTTTCGCCGCAGCAGCAAAACCTGCCGTTGGACATCGATCCGAAACTGGCCTGGACTTTGGCGAACCGTGACCGATTCCCGGTTGATATTAATCGTGCTGATCGAGAAATGCTGCTCCGGATACCAGGCATTGGCAGCCGAAGCGTCGGCCGCATCCTGCAAATTCGCAAGCATCGCAGTTTGTCGGTGGCTGATTTGAAGAAGCTGCGAGTTGCCTGGAAACGTGCGGCGCCGTTTGTCATTACGACCGATGCGA is a window of Bremerella sp. TYQ1 DNA encoding:
- a CDS encoding putative DNA modification/repair radical SAM protein, which gives rise to MDTRQKLEILADAAKYDASCASSGSKQTRRGSQIGSTEGMGICHSYTPDGRCVSLLKILLTNYCIFDCTFCVNRVSSDTPRARFSVDEVVQLTLQFYKRNYIEGLFLSSGIIQNADYTMQQLTMVAKKLRSEHQYGGYIHLKTIPGCSDELIHEAGRWADRLSVNIELPTQNDLKQLAPEKDSTQIVTAMDTVKTRIDETKADKKQGFKAPSYAPAGQSTQLIVGATETPDATILQTVTSLYQDQRLRRVYYSAYSPIPHADARLPGMAPPLVREHRLYQADWLLRFYGFSADELFSPQQQNLPLDIDPKLAWTLANRDRFPVDINRADREMLLRIPGIGSRSVGRILQIRKHRSLSVADLKKLRVAWKRAAPFVITTDANPSLKLLDSLQLKQKTSTERQLSLFDAIDSARSGEV